The Spirulina subsalsa PCC 9445 region TACAAGAAACTGAAATGACACTGAATGCAGAAGATGAATCTTCTTTTGATATCAATGCCCTTCACTTTAAGCGCACCTTTGTTGAAAAATTATTTATTGTTCACAACAAAATTACTGCTGTTGGAGATCGCCTAGAAAACTTGAATGATCGAGATGTTCGCCACTTTTATGATCTCTATCAGCTTTCCAAAGAGCCGGACGTAATCAATCTTCTGAAATCCAATGATTATGCAAAAATACGGGAAGATTGCGCTCGGATCAGTCAGGAAAATTTTGCCCAAACTACTGCCGAACTGCTTCCCAATTTTGCTGATAGTCCAGCACTTTTTCCAACGGGTGATGTTGCCGAGCAACTCAAAAAACGCTATCAACAACAGTGTAACCTTCTCTGTTATGGGGACTATCCAGCCTGGGATGCTGTGCAGACTCAACTGTCATCATTAAAAGAGTGGCTCTGAAACAAAAAGATAGCTGCTTCAAATAAAGACTCAAATAGAGCAACGGCTGACTCAATAACCCCCCCTCATGGAGCAACAATACCAGCACAAAAAGCCCCCCATTGCACAGAGACTCAACAGGGAGAGTAGAAGTCAACCCCCCTTGACCCCTACTCATCCCCCCAAGCCTTCAGATCAGCCCAAAAACTTCCCCATCTGGCGGAACTTGAGATAACGCTGCTCCCGCCGTTGTTCAGGACTTAAACCAAACAACTCCTCCAAATTGCTAATCAGAGCATTTTTCAAAATCGCCGCCGCCCCCAGAGGATCCGCATGAGCGCCATTAGACGGCTCCGGTAGGATTTGGTCTAAAATCCCCAACTCCTTGAGATCCCGCGCCGTAATCTTCAACGCCGAGGCCGCTTGAGGCCCCTTGGCCGCATCCTTCCAGAGAATCGCCGCACAAGCTTCAGGAGTAGCCACCGTATAAACTGCGTGTTCAAACATCAAAATGCGATCGCCTACCCCAATCCCCAAAGCACCACCGGATCCCCCCTCCCCAATCACAGTACAGAGAATAGGAACATCAAACTTAAACATCTCCCGGAGATTATAGGCGATCGCCTCCCCCTGTCCCAACTCCTCCGCTTCCACCCCAGCCCAAGCCCCCGGGGTATCAATAAACGTGAGAATCGGCATCCGAAACTGATTGGCGTGTTCCATCAAACGCAACGCCTTGCGATAGCCCCCCGGGGAAGCCATGCCAAAATTCCGCGCTACATTATCCTTCGTATCCCGTCCCTTTTGATGCCCCAACATCACCACCGGAATCCCGTCCAAGCGCGCCACACCGCCCACCAAAGCCGGATCATCACTTCCCCCGCGATCGCCATGTAACTCAAACCACTCCTCACTAATCGCCTGAATATAATCCAACGTCGAAGGGCGACGGGGATGGCGCGCCAACTGGAGACGCTGAGACGGCGTGAGCGTGCTAAAAATCTCCGTCCTCAACTGATCCGCCTTCGCCTCCAGTTCCCGAATCTGCTCACTCACATCCACATTATTCTCCTGCGCCAACTCCCGAATTTGATCAATCCGGGCTTCCAGTTCACACAGAGGCTTTTCAAAATCCAGCAGAAAGGGTCGAGATTTAGGAGTAGACATAGCTGAGTCGGAGAAAGGGCAAGAAAACGAGGAATTTTAGAAATGTAAGAGCGGCTTAAAGCCGTGTTTAACAGAAGCTGCGCCGATTTGCTCCATTTTTTGCACCGTGATTTGATTGCGCCCCCAGGAGAAATTCGTATGCCATTGTTCAAATTCCAATAACATCGCCTCCGCAAAACAGGCGAACAATTGACGATCCGGAACATCCATCTCGACAATTTCCATAATCTTCCACTGAATATCCAGAGCGTGTTCCACAATCCCCCCTTTCAGCACATGAACACCGGGCTGTTGTAACTGACTATCGAGGTTTTTAGGATAGCCCCCATCAATCAACAAACAGGGATTTTTCAACGGAATGCTACTAATATCCACCCCTCGCGGCATACTGGCCACCCAGACCACAATATCCGCCAGAGGTAACGCCTCCTCCAGTCCCAAAATTTTCCCCCGTCCTAATTCCCCTTGCAGGGCTTGTAAACGCTCTTGATCTCGCGCAATCAGCAGTAAATCCTGCACCTCAGTATTTTGATCCAGCCAACGACAGACCGCGCTCCCAATATCCCCCGTCGCCCCACAGACGGCCACCGTCGCCTGAGCTAGATCCATCCCCAACTGAGCGGACATCTGTTCCACTTGCCGACAGATAATATAAGCCGTGTGGGTGTTCCCCGTGGTGAAACGCCCAAAATCCAGTTCTACATCCCGCACCTGTTTATTTTCTTTCAGGTTGAAATTCTCAAAAACAATAGAGGAAAATCCACCCAGGGCGGTAATATCAACGCCATTTTTCTGGGCTGTGGCCATCGCGTTTAAAATCTTGCGAATCGCCGCCTTAATCCGCCGTTGAGAGAGCATTTCCGGCAGAAAACAGGACTCAATATATTTTCCTTGAATGACCTGTCCCGTGAGACTGGTCACGGTAATCTCATCCACAATCTGCGGGGGGGCAGAACACCAAAAATCTAACCCTTGGTCGCCATACTCCGGATATCCGAGTTGATGAGCTACGGCCTGGGCGTGTTCAAGACTTGTCAAGTGACCAATAAGACCAAACATTAGAGAATTGCGTTAAACCTTAAATTAGGGCGGATAGTAGAATAGAAGGCCAAGAAAAAGTTAAGACTGTTAATGATAGTACCAAAGTCGGTGTCTGGTGTCAGCTAATCAGGAGAGAGAAAATGGGGAATAGGGAACAGGGAATGGGGAACAGGGGAGAGGGGGGAGGGGGAGAGGGGGAGCAGGGGAGCAGGGGAGCAGGGGAGCAGGGGAATAGTGGCTAGTGAATGGCAAAAACTCTTTTATTTTAGGGAACAGGGAACAGGGAACAGGGGGGGAGAGTTCCCGGACTCCCGACTCCCCATTCCCGATTCCCGACTCCCCATTCCCCCTGTTCCCTATCCCCCAAAACAAACCAGACCGCCCCCTTGGGAGCGGCTTGGTTTGCTGTTTTTGGGCAATCCGGCAAGGATTAGGCCGCCGTTAAACCATAGGCGGACATTTTCATGATTTCGCGGGTAGAAAAACCAATATTCGCCAAAGCTTCCCCATAGCTAATCATAAAATCCTCAACCAGCGCTTCTTTTTCCATGCCCAGGACTTTGGCATCTTTTTCCACTTGGTTAAGCATTTTCCACACCAGAGGCAGATTTTCCCGATTAGCCGCCTCTAATTCGGCCTTAGACTCTTCAAAATGGGCTTTGAGCCACTCTTCCCCAAAATTGAGGTGTTTGTATTCGTCCTTGACCACCCCTTCCGTAATTTTGCGGGCAAAGGGATCCGCCACCGGGATATAGATATTGTAGGCGGCGATCGCAAACGCCTCAATAATCAACGACTGAATCAGGAAACAAGTCACGATGTTGCCATTGTCATAGGCCGTTTTAAAATTCCCATGCAGTTGGGAAAAATATTCCTCAGCAAAAGCCATGTCAGGCGTGACACTCAGATTGTTGCCACAAGCTTGAAAGCCCTTCTTGTGACGATTCTCCATTTTGGCCAAGGTGATCAATTCGTCCTTGTGTTCCGGGAGCATTTCGCCCATACTCAAGTAATTGTTATAGGCCTCTTGTTCTCCTTCAATCACAATAGCGTTGATGCGACTATAAGCGTCTTTGTAAATTTCGCTACTAAAATCTTGTTCTGAACGGACGGCAACTTCTGGCATAGGTTGGATGATCTCCTAATAATTTCAATGTCTTTGAGGTCAATATAGACGACCTCGCGGTTGTTATTCGCCGCTTTGGGTTGAACTCCCCCTAGGGGCATAGTTTCAGGATAAGGTGCTTTTCTTGTACTCTTCCTGAAAGGATTTCGTTATCTATCCTACGATGGAACTCTGATTCCCGATCCGAGGATAGCGTATTTAGGGAATTAGGCCATCTTGACCCGCTCAGGAAGTCAAGGCATCGCGAATCGGGAAAATGTGGTTATCTTCAATCGTGAATATCCCATAGATAGTGTTTTCAAATTGATTAAACGCTATACATAGGGTCTGCTGAATAACACGCCTATGCTAGGCTCAACAAGGGAACAGGGAACTCTTAACAGGGAACAGATCATCTAAAACTGGCACGATTGCCTATTCCCGACTCCCGACTCCCGACTCCCGACTCCCGATTCCCCAACTTTCGGACTTATTCAGCAAGCCCTACATAGGGCTTGACAGCCCTTGTGGGTTAGTTACAAGCCCCATCCCGCAAGTGGAGTGGGGCAGTTGACCAAGGCAAGTAACGTCGGTAAACCAAGAATCTCCCCACTTCTAGGGCCGAGAGTCTCACAGACGATGTAAAGCCATTTGAGCTAGGTTAAACTCTTCCTCTAGCTCAAACAAAGTCGGTATTTTTCCAGATCCCTGAGCGAGATATTGGCCAATGATTTGCCCGACGAATTTAGCCAATTGAACAGGAACGGCATTGCCAATCATTTGTTCTAAATCGGTTTTAGTCCCTTCCCAACTAAAAGACGCTGGAAAGGTTTGTAAATAACTCCTTTCTTGAGTGGTTAGAGGGCGAATTTGACTTAAATCAATGTTTTGAGGATCACAGGAATTGAGCTTATATCCTTTGGGTAGCGGACGATTAACCCCGCGAATGGTTGGACTGGGTTCATCAATGGAAAAAATGCCTCGCCGATTGTAGTTTCTTGGATGACGATAATAGAAAGCAATGCCCAGACGATCTCCTAAATAATCCCGAATGGTCATAGGTTTATCGGACAAGTTTTGCTTAAAGAGATCATTGAGTTGGTTGTGTTTATCGTCTAAATGACCGATTAAAAAAAATCGTGTTCTCGCTTGGGGAACACCACAATAGGAAGCCTCTAAAATCACAGAAGAAATCCCGTAGCCAGTTTCTATAAATTTGTCAATAACTTGTTTAAGAATCTTAGCTTTTTTGATTTGCGGAACATTTTCCATGACAAACCAATGGGGCTTAACCTCACAAACAATATTAGCAAAACTATAGGTTAAACTCGCCCTCCCTAATGCAGGATTGCGTTTTCCGGCACTGGAAAAGTCTTGACAAGGGGGGCCACCCATGATTAGGTCGGGTTGGATCTCTGAAATGATGGCACTCGCTTCTTTTTCTTGACGGAGATCCATTAAAAAGCTAGGGTGTTTAAAGTTTTTCCGGTACACATTAACAGCAGAATCCCAATGATCGAAAGCTTGGCAGACTTCAAAACCTGCTTGTTGGAAGCCTAAAGAAAAGCCACCACATCCTGAGAATAAATCGACACATTTCAACATCTAAAATAACTCCGGTGAGTTACAAATGATAGCATCAAATCTCCGTTCTGGACTGAGGAGATGCTGACCTCCTCCCAGTATAATATTTTTAATCTCGTCTTTTTTGATTCGGGGAGTAGTTAATCTATCACATCTCATGAATTTATTTGTCATTGTGCCAGATGCGGCAAATGCCTTGTCATTTTTAGTATTGTAAGAGAGGGAATCAATGATAAATTGATAATCAAATTGTCCCTGTTGTTTGATATCTAGCAGCATTTTATATAACCAAATTGCAGTTCGCACTTGACGGGATATTTTATGAAAATTATTAAGTGCAAGTTCTGTAATCAAAAAGACGAAAGCTGCATCACTCCAAAAAAATATGTCAAGGCAATGATAAGCTAATTATGGAAATTTGACCGTGAGTAAATTTTTTATGTTGAATTTTAAGGTAATTAGCCGGAATTTCTTTAAAATCTAGATAGCAACAAAGAGCGGCAGGGAAGGATGAATTAAATTGATTCTTGCCCCAATATTTTTTGAGAGAAAAGTCTCGATTGGAATATTTCAATCCAAAAAGTTTGGGTGTTGTGAAGTTGGTCATTTTTTAGTTAATCCAAACCTTGACCTATCTAGATGATGGCTTATCTGCCCTATCCCATAATAGTAGAATTCCGGGAGAGGGGGAAGAATCCAAGGAGCAACAAAATTTTCTCAATGGACGTAATTCCTGCCCTTGGTCATACACCTGTACTTAATACCCGGCTGATTGTAAGGCAATCCCTGCCCATGATAATGGATTATTAATAATTTCCCCTTGATGCCCCCACACTGGGTCAGACCGGATATAATTTGTTACGAAACGTCAAATTCTTTTACCATCATGAGCAATCCAGTCACTCACGCCTTTTTTGTCGGCCGAGCATTTGCTGAAGTTCTCAGCGAAAAGGTAGAGGACAAGCTGACAAACGCCCTCAGCGAACTGGGGAAATTTGATGCTGAACAACGGGAAAACCTCCGTAAATTCACGGAAGAAGTAACGGCAAGGGCGGAACGAGAATTGGCGAAAGTCAGCCAAACGGGGGGCGTTGCGACGCCTTCCGGCAGTGGGACGGCCGATGTTCAGGAAACCATTGATAATCTCCGTGCTGAAATCGCGAGTTTACGGGCGGCGATCGCAGCTTACCGCAAATAACCCCCTTTTGTCTCCCCTATCCTCCATTCAAGACCCTTTAACAACAGTTTTTGCTTGTAAATTTACTTGACATTTAACCGCGTGTCTGCATTCACTCAAACCCCCACCTCTGTTTCCTATTCCACCCCGGCCACGCTGCCGGAAAAACCCTCTCGACCCGAACGCGGGAAAAACAAGTATCGCTGGAATCGGAGCAACTACTCCAAAACCCGGCGGCGTTTTGACATCTGGGTATTTGTTCTCACTTTCCTTTTTGAACTGTGGTGGGATAGCAAACCTTGGACCTATCCCGGAGGATACAGCGACGACAAACGACGGCAACGCCGCCAAAAACAAGCCGTTTGGATTCGCGAAAGTCTCCTAGAACTTGGCCCGACCTTTATTAAAGTAGGTCAACTGTTCTCAACCCGAGGGGATTTATTTCCCATTGAGTACGTCTCCGAACTCAGCAAACTCCAAGACCGCGTTCCGGCCTTCTCCTACGAACAAGTCGCCGCCATCATCCAAGAAGATACAGGGAAAGCCGTTAACGAACTGTTCCGCAGTTTTGACCCTACCCCCCTCGCGGCCGCCAGTTTAGGGCAAGTTCACAAAGCCCAACTGCAAAACGGCGAGGAAGTGGTGGTGAAAGTCCAGCGTCCGGGACTGAAACAACTCTTCACCATTGACCTAGCCATCCTCAAACGGATTACCCAGTATTTCCAGAATCATCCCCGTTGGGGACGAGGACGGGATTGGTTAGGAGTTTATGAGGAATGTTGCCGCATCCTCTGGGAAGAAACAGATTACGTCAACGAAGGACGCAATGCGGACACCTTCCGGCGCAATTTCCGGGGCATTGACTGGGTGAAAGTCCCCCGAGTCTATTGGCGCTACACTTCCCCCCGAGTCGTCACCCTAGAATATGCCCCCGGCATCAAAATCAGCCACTATGAAGCCCTAGAAGCGGCCGGACTTGACCGGAAAATCTTGGCGAAATTGGGCGCGGAGGCCTACTTACAACAGTTACTCAATGACGGCTTTTTCCACGCTGACCCCCACCCCGGCAATATTGCCGTAGATTCCGACGGGTCGCTGATTTTCTACGACTTTGGCATGATGGGGCGCATTAATGCCAATGTGCGGGAAAAACTCATGGATACCCTCTTTGGCATTGCGGAAAAGAATTCCGACCGGGTAATCTCATCCTTGATTGAGTTGGGCGCCTTGACCCCGACGGGAGATATGGGGCCGGTGCGGCGGTCGATTCAGTATATGCTGGATAACTTCATGGACAAACCCTTTGAGGAACAGTCTGTAAGTGCCATTAGCGATGATTTATACGACATTGCCTTTGACCAACCCTTCCGCTTTCCGGCAACCTTTACCTTTGTCATGCGGGCTTTTTCTACCCTAGAGGGGGTGGGCAAGGGTCTAGACCCAGAGTTTAATTTTATGGAGGTGGCAAAACCCTTTGCACTAGACATTATGACCAATAGTAGTTTAAGTAACGGTAACAGTGTGTTTGATGAGTTGGGCAGACAGGCCGCCCAAATGAGTAGCACGGCCTTGGGCTTGCCCCGACGGATTGAGGATACCATCGAGAAATTAGAACGGGGGGATATTCGCGTGCGGGTGCGGGCGAGTGAGTCTGACCGTCTCTTACGTCGTATGGCTACCACCCAACTGTTAACGAACTATACGTTACTGGTGAGTGCTTTTACTTTGTCTGCTACTATCCTTGTAGTGAACAATATCGTTTGGGCTGGGGTTATTTTGGCTGTGGCCGCAGGAGGATTAGGAATTAATGTCTTCCGACTCATTCGGCGTATTGACCGCTATGATCGTATGCCCTAATGGTTTTTAACTTTATTGAGCAGTAAGTGGTTTATGAAACGTCGCTTCACGGGGTTAACTGATACAGGATGCCTCCGTTCTGTGAATCAGGATGATTTCTATATTGACCCGGACGGACGCTTTTTCATTGTTGCCGATGGTATGGGTGGACACGCTGGCGGCCAAGAGGCTAGCCAGATTGCAACGCGGCAAATTCAGGGCTATCTCAATGAACATTGGGAGTCAGGGATGAATTCTAAGCAGTTGCTGGAAAAAGCGATTTTTGACGCGAATCAGGGCATTCTGAAGGACCAAGAAATCCACCCGGAACGGGCTGATATGGGAACGACGGTAGTCGTGGTGCTTTTCCGGGATACACAGCCCCTATGCGCTCATATTGGGGACTCTCGGATTTATCGCTTGCGGGATCATACCCTACAACAAGTCACGGAAGATCAAACTTGGGTCGCCCGGGCGATGAAAATGGGGGATTTAAGCGCGGAAGCGGCTAGAGTCCACCCCTGGCGGCACGTTTTGTCCCAGTGTTTAGGTCGGAAGGATCTCCAAAAGATTGATATTCAGCCTCTGGATGTGCAGGAAGGCGATCGCCTTTTATTATGCAGTGATGGTCTAACTGAAGAAGTGCCAGACCCCGACATTGAGATCATTCTAGGACAGTCCAAAACCTGCGAAGAAGCCGCTCAATCCCTGATTGACAATGCCAAAGACAATGGCGGATCCGATAATATTACGGTGGTGATTGTCATGCAGGATTAGTCCGGTCAATGTTACTATCAGGGTGTTCTCTGTTCTGCTCCTCACATTTCCTTTGTTGGCTATTTATTGCAAAAAATACTCAACAAGCCAGATTAGAATAAAACTGTATAGTCTATCAAGAAATGAGGGTGGGCATGAAGCGGATTGTATTAATTGCCGGGTTTGAAACCTTCAACGCCGATCTGTATCGTAAGGCGGCACAACTGGCAATGGAACGATGTTCTGGGTTGGATCTACAGGTGTTTAGTGACCAAGACCTCACCCGCCAACCCAGTGCCGTAGAACAAGCGCTTCACCATGCCGATGTTTTCTTTGCCAGTTTGATATTTGACTATGATCAAGTTCTCTGGCTGCGGGAGAGAGTGCAAAACATCCCCATTCGCCTCGTTTTTGAGTCAGCCTTAGAGTTAATGAGTCTCACCCAACTGGGGAAATTTGTCATCGGGGATAAACCGAAAGGAATGCCCAAACCGATTAAATTTATCCTCAGTAAGTTTTCTAGTGGCAAAGAAGAAGATAAACTCGCCGGGTATATTAGTTTCCTCAAAGTTGGCCCTAAACTGCTTAAATATATTCCCGCCCAAAAAGTCCAAGACTTGCGCAACTGGTTGATTATTTACGGCTATTGGAACGCCGGGGGGCAGCAAAACGTATCCGCCATGTTTTGGACGATTGGGGAAAAATATTTCGGGCTAAAAGTCGGTGAAATTCCGCCCCCCTTAGAAACTCCTAATATGGGACTCTTGCACCCTAAATATGAGGGATATTTTACCTCCCCCCGTGCCTATTTAGACTGGTATCAAGAACAATTTAAACCCACCAGCCAACCCATTACAGGAATTCTCTTATATCGCAAGCACGTTATTACAGAACAGGCTTATATTCCCCAACTCATTCAACAGTTTGAACAGGCGGAAATTATCCCCCTACCGATTTTTATTAACGGGGTTGAGGGTCATGTTGCCGTGCGGGATTGGATGACCACGGACTTTGAACTAGACCAACCGAAACGGACTCCTTCTCTTTCCCCTGATGCGGTCAAAGTGGATGCCATTATTTCGACGATTGGTTTTCCCTTAGTAGGGGGGCCAGCGGGGTCAATGGAAGCAGGGCGACAGGTGGAAGTAGCGAAAAGTATTTTAAGCATCAAAAACGTTCCCTATCTCATCGCGGCTCCCCTCTTAATCCAAGATATTCACTCTTGGACAAGGCAAGGAATCGGGGGGTTACAAAGTGTTGTTTTATACGCTCTGCCAGAACTAGATGGAGCGATTGACACTATCCCATTAGGGGGCTTAGTGGGGGAAGAAATTTATTTAATTCCTGAACGAGTTAAACGGTTAACAGGACGGGTGAAACAGTGGATTCAACTCCGCAAAAAGCCGCCCTCTGAACGAAAAGTGGCGATTATTTTATATGGCTTCCCACCGGGCTATGGCGCAACAGGAACGGCCGCGTTATTAAATGTCCCCAGAAGTTTATTAAAACTGCTCTATGCCCTGAAAAGTCAAGGTTATGATGTGGGGGACATTCCCGAAGATGGGGAGGTGTTAATTCAACAGGTGAAAGCGGCTGATGAGTTCCCCGAAAC contains the following coding sequences:
- the accA gene encoding acetyl-CoA carboxylase carboxyl transferase subunit alpha, whose product is MSTPKSRPFLLDFEKPLCELEARIDQIRELAQENNVDVSEQIRELEAKADQLRTEIFSTLTPSQRLQLARHPRRPSTLDYIQAISEEWFELHGDRGGSDDPALVGGVARLDGIPVVMLGHQKGRDTKDNVARNFGMASPGGYRKALRLMEHANQFRMPILTFIDTPGAWAGVEAEELGQGEAIAYNLREMFKFDVPILCTVIGEGGSGGALGIGVGDRILMFEHAVYTVATPEACAAILWKDAAKGPQAASALKITARDLKELGILDQILPEPSNGAHADPLGAAAILKNALISNLEELFGLSPEQRREQRYLKFRQMGKFLG
- a CDS encoding long-chain acyl-[acyl-carrier-protein] reductase: MFGLIGHLTSLEHAQAVAHQLGYPEYGDQGLDFWCSAPPQIVDEITVTSLTGQVIQGKYIESCFLPEMLSQRRIKAAIRKILNAMATAQKNGVDITALGGFSSIVFENFNLKENKQVRDVELDFGRFTTGNTHTAYIICRQVEQMSAQLGMDLAQATVAVCGATGDIGSAVCRWLDQNTEVQDLLLIARDQERLQALQGELGRGKILGLEEALPLADIVVWVASMPRGVDISSIPLKNPCLLIDGGYPKNLDSQLQQPGVHVLKGGIVEHALDIQWKIMEIVEMDVPDRQLFACFAEAMLLEFEQWHTNFSWGRNQITVQKMEQIGAASVKHGFKPLLHF
- a CDS encoding aldehyde oxygenase (deformylating); the protein is MPEVAVRSEQDFSSEIYKDAYSRINAIVIEGEQEAYNNYLSMGEMLPEHKDELITLAKMENRHKKGFQACGNNLSVTPDMAFAEEYFSQLHGNFKTAYDNGNIVTCFLIQSLIIEAFAIAAYNIYIPVADPFARKITEGVVKDEYKHLNFGEEWLKAHFEESKAELEAANRENLPLVWKMLNQVEKDAKVLGMEKEALVEDFMISYGEALANIGFSTREIMKMSAYGLTAA
- a CDS encoding DNA cytosine methyltransferase, whose product is MKCVDLFSGCGGFSLGFQQAGFEVCQAFDHWDSAVNVYRKNFKHPSFLMDLRQEKEASAIISEIQPDLIMGGPPCQDFSSAGKRNPALGRASLTYSFANIVCEVKPHWFVMENVPQIKKAKILKQVIDKFIETGYGISSVILEASYCGVPQARTRFFLIGHLDDKHNQLNDLFKQNLSDKPMTIRDYLGDRLGIAFYYRHPRNYNRRGIFSIDEPSPTIRGVNRPLPKGYKLNSCDPQNIDLSQIRPLTTQERSYLQTFPASFSWEGTKTDLEQMIGNAVPVQLAKFVGQIIGQYLAQGSGKIPTLFELEEEFNLAQMALHRL
- a CDS encoding HindVP family restriction endonuclease, with the protein product MITELALNNFHKISRQVRTAIWLYKMLLDIKQQGQFDYQFIIDSLSYNTKNDKAFAASGTMTNKFMRCDRLTTPRIKKDEIKNIILGGGQHLLSPERRFDAIICNSPELF
- a CDS encoding HindVP family restriction endonuclease, with the translated sequence MTNFTTPKLFGLKYSNRDFSLKKYWGKNQFNSSFPAALCCYLDFKEIPANYLKIQHKKFTHGQISIISLSLP
- a CDS encoding DUF6825 family protein, with product MSNPVTHAFFVGRAFAEVLSEKVEDKLTNALSELGKFDAEQRENLRKFTEEVTARAERELAKVSQTGGVATPSGSGTADVQETIDNLRAEIASLRAAIAAYRK
- a CDS encoding ABC1 kinase family protein translates to MSAFTQTPTSVSYSTPATLPEKPSRPERGKNKYRWNRSNYSKTRRRFDIWVFVLTFLFELWWDSKPWTYPGGYSDDKRRQRRQKQAVWIRESLLELGPTFIKVGQLFSTRGDLFPIEYVSELSKLQDRVPAFSYEQVAAIIQEDTGKAVNELFRSFDPTPLAAASLGQVHKAQLQNGEEVVVKVQRPGLKQLFTIDLAILKRITQYFQNHPRWGRGRDWLGVYEECCRILWEETDYVNEGRNADTFRRNFRGIDWVKVPRVYWRYTSPRVVTLEYAPGIKISHYEALEAAGLDRKILAKLGAEAYLQQLLNDGFFHADPHPGNIAVDSDGSLIFYDFGMMGRINANVREKLMDTLFGIAEKNSDRVISSLIELGALTPTGDMGPVRRSIQYMLDNFMDKPFEEQSVSAISDDLYDIAFDQPFRFPATFTFVMRAFSTLEGVGKGLDPEFNFMEVAKPFALDIMTNSSLSNGNSVFDELGRQAAQMSSTALGLPRRIEDTIEKLERGDIRVRVRASESDRLLRRMATTQLLTNYTLLVSAFTLSATILVVNNIVWAGVILAVAAGGLGINVFRLIRRIDRYDRMP
- a CDS encoding Stp1/IreP family PP2C-type Ser/Thr phosphatase; this translates as MKRRFTGLTDTGCLRSVNQDDFYIDPDGRFFIVADGMGGHAGGQEASQIATRQIQGYLNEHWESGMNSKQLLEKAIFDANQGILKDQEIHPERADMGTTVVVVLFRDTQPLCAHIGDSRIYRLRDHTLQQVTEDQTWVARAMKMGDLSAEAARVHPWRHVLSQCLGRKDLQKIDIQPLDVQEGDRLLLCSDGLTEEVPDPDIEIILGQSKTCEEAAQSLIDNAKDNGGSDNITVVIVMQD